A genome region from Anastrepha obliqua isolate idAnaObli1 chromosome 4, idAnaObli1_1.0, whole genome shotgun sequence includes the following:
- the LOC129246428 gene encoding lysozyme 1, whose product MQMKRQYHHYRRRRQYQNSSPIAQRSLPPFIAAATTIIFCCILLLLVHAPAPVQMRRLQRCELVGELYILDVPKSELSLWLCIAEYESRYNTHVVGNRNADGSSDYGLFQISGRYWCQPDNGTKYYAFNECNVKCSALLQDDITVAVECARTIQRRQGWSAWSVYSLYCNRTLTEVDDCFE is encoded by the coding sequence ATGCAAATGAAACGTCAATACCATCACTATCGCCGCCGTCGACAATACCAAAACTCATCACCAATCGCACAACGATCACTGCCACCGTTTATAGCTGCCGCCACCACCATAATTTTTTGCTGCATTTTGCTGTTACTCGTTCACGCACCCGCCCCCGTTCAAATGCGTCGTCTGCAACGTTGCGAACTCGTCGGCGAATTGTATATTTTGGATGTGCCAAAATCGGAGCTGTCGCTGTGGTTATGCATTGCCGAATATGAAAGTCGCTACAACACGCATGTGGTGGGCAATCGCAATGCGGATGGCTCCAGCGACTATGGACTATTTCAGATCAGCGGCCGTTATTGGTGTCAGCCGGACAATGGCACCAAATATTATGCGTTCAATGAGTGCAATGTCAAATGCAGCGCTTTGCTGCAGGATGACATCACTGTGGCAGTGGAATGCGCTAGGACTATTCAGCGGCGACAGGGATGGAGTGCTTGGAGTGTATATTCGTTGTATTGCAATCGTACGCTAACCGAAGTGGATGATTGTTTTGAATGA